The genome window CCTTGGAATGATCTCTCATGCTAGCACAAATCATCTTTTCGCTCTAATCAGCTGATTCCTCAGTTACCCTCAcatgaagttaaaaaaaacagctttattAATTAGTTATTAGAATTTAGCATCACTGGATGAATCTCGGTTGGATGCgcagacaaatacaaacaaacatggaataAAATAACTAACCTAGGACTAACGATATAAATTTAGAACACTTGCTGCTGCTAATTAAAGAACATCACACACTAAGAacgataaaaaaagagagagaagaaatggCAACAGTAATGTTAATGTAGTGAATAATGTATCCACATGTACGGAGAAGCTAATATCAAGCAAACTGCTCTTTATGTCTCACCAGCTTCTGCAGTGAGGCCAGCTCCTCCGGGAGGTAACACAGTCCTGTTCTGTTCAGCTTCAGCCACCGCAGGCTGCTCATACACTTGACATGCTCTGGGAAGTATCCACCCTATGAAGAcagttgatatatatatttttttacatacaaaaaattatttaaaactgAAATAATGGTGTAAGTATAATATTAGTTTCTGCGTTCATGCTGTCAATACATTGGGCAGAAGTAATGTAACACAGGCCAAGTAAATAAGAGTGGAGTGTTTCTTAATAGTACAAATATAGAAGTATGACAACCGTACAATAAATAATCTCAATACAAAAACTGAAGTTAAGAATAGTTAATGTGGGCCACAATTTGTCAGAGgaaatgatgtcatcctgctctGACTAATATATGAATAATTACCAATTCATTAACGAGTGTGTGAAAACCTGAAAGTCATGCAGTAATGGCTGACTGACTAGCCTTTCAAGAAAGCTTATATCATTTTGTCTAAATTTGCTTTGAATGTAGTATTATCTGACAATGCTGACCGTGAATATTGGACACATTTTGTGCTTCTCAAGTAGCTAACATGAAGGTGGAAATGGGGGAGCTAACGTTCCGTTATTTCAGACAACCCAGAATAGTGTAACAATGTAAAAACAATTACCCCCCGAGCAAAGCAGTGACCTTACGATGCCtgtgggacggggggggggggggacggggggggggggggagagaactACTTTGTCCATGTCAAACAGCTGTCTACTAGCTAACGCCCAATGCTAGCGATGATAAGCTAAAGTAGTGTCTTAGCGAACGATGAAACTTCATTAGCTTCTCCTAACGAATTAAATAAGTTCATTGTTCAACTATATTGATATTAAATGAAAGAATACTGCCCAAATGTCTTACTTTGAAGTCGTTTCCACTGAGGTCTACCCCCCTTATGAAGGGAAGAACTCCGGGTGGCAGCCATTTCTACGGGGTGTCAGCTGCTTTAGCCCTCGACTGTCTATTTTGGTCCAGCTAtggtttcttcttctactgctAATTACAATAGTAGCTGTTTAAGACATAGAAAGTGCATTACCGCCACCATCCGTTTCAGAATGTGAAGCATACAGTAAGTCGCGAGAACTGGTAATACCGGAAATGCATTTTACATTCCTTTCAAAATCCTACAAAATTTAAACAAAGCGCACGTTTTCGTGCATCATCCTTCTCAatagagcttttattttgaaagcagcgAATAGGAAGTCCCGGACATgtaacgatgacatcattccGCACCACTCAGTCAGCTGTGCAGTCACTTGTCCCTGGCGCGGAGATCTGTAGTAAGATCATAATATAAGTATATTTTGTAGTTTACATAATGGATAAGAGTGCCACGCGATATAATGTACAGCTTTATATTTATGATGTGTCGAGAGGAATGGCCCGCAGCCTCAGCCCCGTCATGTTAGGTAAGTACTGATACAATCCAGTGCAGCTTGGCCTCGGGGACAAGTGATACTAATAAATACGGGTTTGAGAGAGTCCTTctctgttttacattttaaagatgatttGATTTATGCCCATACATCAGACGAGAATAGGGCTGCAtggacaggatggacaggaaGATCAAAAGCTAACACAACCTTACTACCTTTTGTCATTGCAGGAAAGCAACTTGATGGTATCTGGTATGAATCTTCTTTTTTGATATCTTGACATCTGGTTTGCTTGGGACTTATAAATTAGGCCATTGTTGACATTAAAAGCCTTGAAGAACATAGAGTATAAAGCGATGTTGGTAATGTGTCTGATTCTGTTCTTTGTTCGTTCTTAAATTTTGTAATTAAGGAAGTCATACATGAAGCATAGTCGATCTGACTTGGGTCAGTTAGCTGCAATGTGTTAATAATCTTTGGCTCATATTATGAGAGAGAGTCTGACTTTAATTTACCTCTGTGATCATATTGTGCTTTTCAGGCACACAGCTATAGTGGCATACGGCGACGAGTTCTTCTTCGGAGGGGAAGGTATCTCAAGCTGTTCACCGGTACGACTGTAAAATAACACTATCAGGAATTATATGCAAACCATAAGAGTTGAAATAAGATCGAAATGTACTTTGCTACATGTTTGGTTTGTGTAGCTGCTTTTCATGCACTGCTTAAGATAAATCTCTCAAATCCATACGAGAATTTATTCATTCTCAGGCGAATTTCTACTTTTACAGAGACCATGATCGACTCATCGATGATTTCTTCAGTAGCTTTCCTGTGATGCCTCTAAtgtgtctgctgtgtgtgtctcccaGGGTGGAACAATGCTCGGTCCTCCCGACACGGTGGTGGAGCTCGGAGAGACTGAGGTGTCTGATGAGATCTTCATGGATTACCTCTCTTCCCTAGGAGAAAATGCATACAGGTTATGTAGCTGGTTTTACATCTCCTCTTCACACCTCATCCCAGGAAAGgtaccttttatttttaaaggtccCTCAAAGCAGGCGCGCATCCTAAAAATCACTCCTAGCAGTAATCATGTCATGCTATAGGCTTTAGTGTTTGCTGCTGGCTAGTCCTGAAAGCATAAAGGCTGCTATTATTTGAAGTAGCTCACAGCTGTTCCTTCCCGCTTCAGAGGGGACCGCTATCGTCTGTTTGAGCACAACTGCAATACCTTCACCAATGAGGTGGCTCAGTTCCTGACGGGCAGGGCCATCCCGTCCTACATCACCGACCTACCGTCAGAAATCCTCTCCACGTGAGTGTCAAACTCAGCCGGTCAGCTGGCGGCGACTTCAATCGAGTCTACGATCATTGATTTCACTCTTAGCAGCCACAGCCGTCGTCGCCACCTTTCCGAGTGAGCTGACATTTAGATTGGAGTATCTAAAGCATGTGGAATAGAATATGTGAATCATATATTATGTATCTTTTTCAACATGTTGCACACATTTAGGATTTGGTGAGTTGCATTCTCACTGGTCTCTTTGCAGCAGTCACAGGTGAAGCGCAAGTTCTGCCACGTATCCAGTGTGACTTTGCTGCATTTGATTGTTCTTTGTACGACATTATCTGCCTCTAGGGCCCCCACTAGAACGCCTGGAACAGGTGGACACCTTGTCCACACATCCCTCCAACTAGACGTGGCTGTTTTATTGCTGCCCTTCGAAGCTGCCAGATTTAATTAACCAGCAGTACTTAGACCTTTAATCAAACCCTTCATTTGCTAGTTAGACGTGAAAAGATTCTACCTCTCGATTTACTCCGTGAGGCACAGGGAGGCAGATTGAAAGTGGACTATTAATGGTAACTAGTGACTCGAGcatccatttccatttccatccatttccCCCTGCAGTCAGAGCCGTGCACGGTGGCAAACAGAATGCAGAGAGTGGAGTGGAGTTCCTCAAGGGATTTCATTGGACTGACAAGAACGGAtagaaaatgaaagcagaattATGAACAGGGTTTAAATGTGCAGTTGTGTCCTGGACCAGTTTAACACCATTgtgttgtaacccccccccccccctttttttactTCACCAGGCCATTCGGACAGCTACTGCGGCCCATCCTGGACTCGATCCACATCGCTCCTCCGGGAGGCAAAGTCATAAACGGCGGACGGAGCGTCTAACCCGAGAGCGCAGCAGGGTTATAGAGTGTTTGCAAGGTCACGTCCATCCTAGCGAGTCAGTGAGACATCTCAAGCGTGTCATCTTTATTTCTCCCTGTAAATAAGTCACTCACTAGCATTGGTGCTTTTCATTAAGCTATATACTACTGACCAGTCAATCCCAAATGTTCggtttaaatctaatttaattcCATCTTTTCGGATCATAAGTATTATTATTTAGGGGCAACACGTAGCTTAAGAAGTTTGAAAGCATCAAATCTACCGCAGCGATTCACAGATATGGAGACAGATGAAATGTATGATTTTTCAGCAAAGGCCGACATTGAAAAGCTTTCCTACAATAAAAGTTGCCTTCTTGGAAATACTTCAACAGAAAATGAGATTTCAAGAATGAAATATAAGAAAGAATACTTAGATTTGGGGCCCTGTGGCTTAATTTGCCATATTAACTTATATTTTTCTTCCACAACATAGCCTGAATGGGCCTTCGCACACTACTCTGCAACAGTTATCTAATAGCTGTGATGAAACCACacacaacatttaaattaaGTAAATATACCTAACTGATGATGTAATGTTTCCATTTTAGATAACACAGTGTTTATTTAATAAAGATTTAAGATATTCAGATTAGTCATTTACatcatttaaatgcatatttttttccACCATGTATCAGGTATCACATGTTTctgcatagaaaaaaaaaagtattgaagATATTAATTGAAATGAATGACGGTTGTTAGAAAGTCTTTGTCCTGAtatgtcatttatatttaaatgtatgttcttttttttttaatgcccttGTTATTTAATGATCGGTTATTCATGTTCTACCAGTAATGCTTTTATGCCTGTAATATTTGAGTTACGAATCCTTTATCCTCTATAGCAGGGCTGGGATTAGTTCAGTTTAAAGTCAGGCATTGCTGTGGATATGAAAGTAAACATTGGTCGGC of Brachionichthys hirsutus isolate HB-005 unplaced genomic scaffold, CSIRO-AGI_Bhir_v1 contig_853, whole genome shotgun sequence contains these proteins:
- the LOC137913776 gene encoding desumoylating isopeptidase 1-like, with the protein product MDKSATRYNVQLYIYDVSRGMARSLSPVMLGKQLDGIWHTAIVAYGDEFFFGGEGISSCSPGGTMLGPPDTVVELGETEVSDEIFMDYLSSLGENAYRGDRYRLFEHNCNTFTNEVAQFLTGRAIPSYITDLPSEILSTPFGQLLRPILDSIHIAPPGGKVINGGRSV